The window TCCTATCCGCTCCTTGCTCCAGTTGCGGAGGTTGTCGAGGCCTTTGGTAAAATTAAGGCATCCCTTGAAGCCCAGGGTGTGCTGCTTTCGGATCTGGGCTTGATCATCGCCGCCACGGCTTTGTCCCGCAACCTGACCGCCGTTGATGCCCAGATAAAAAACGAACAGGACAATCCCACGATTGGTTTGCTGCTCTGCAAGAGCAAAAACAAGGTGGTGGCGGAATACGCCCTGCGCGACAACGCACAGCCGCTGGGCATCGCGGAATACAAGCTGTTGGAGACCTTGCCGGAGCCTTTGCACAGCAGCTTGCCGACAATCGAACAAATCGAGCAGGAGTTAGAAGGAAGGGAGATATGAGGCTGATCTGCGAAGACAAGGAAAAAAGGCTCTTCGACGTTGGATGTGGATTTTGCGTAACAGTCTGGCACATCGCGCTTTCTTACAAGCCCTCAACGCCGCGCCTCAGCAGACCCGGATGGCGCGTCCGCACGCCATTCGGGGTATGCTGAAGGCGGTTTGTTCGGTTCCCGTTCTATTGAGGCAAGCGTCCGCGCCACTTCTCTGGATCATGTGAGCAGTGGAAGACGGAGTAGACGATACACTGATTTTCAGAATCGTCGAACTCGAAGAAGATCGTGAAAGGAAAGCGGCGGACCAGCGTCCGACGATAGGTCTCATGTACCTTTGGATGTACCTTTGGATAGATCAACGGCGAACGCTGAATCGACAGAAGCGCCGCCTCGACACAGCGCAGAAACTCCATTCCGAGGCCAAGGCACTGATCTTCATACCAAAGGTATGCATCCGCCACATCCGCCTTGGCCTCAGGAACAAGTATCGGCGGCGACATCATCGGGACTGGAGTATGTCCTGCTTGACTTGGTCCCACGTCCGTCCTGAATCGGGATTTCGCAGGTAGTTCTGCTTCCGACGCTCCAACTCATCCTTCTGCCACCGTGGGATTGGTATGTCCGCATTGCTGCGTGCTATGCTGTCCCACAGATCCTCAACGAGTTGTATTCGCTCGGAAACCGGCAACGTCTCAAGCTCTTGAATTGCTGTAGTCATGCCAGAATAGTACCTCCCGCCCCGTCTTGAGGCAATCTTGTTATGTCGTGCCGACGTTGGCGTAAGACTCGCGGCTCAGCCGCGGCGCGTCACCGATCTAAACGCCAGCACGCCCGCGCCGTGGGCTGCAGCCGCTATTGGTAAGCTCAGGACAAAGTCTTTAAACTGGCTTTTCCCGTTGTTCAGTACGATTTATTCAACCGTAAAATGTACTGACATGGCTAAAATTTTGAGGATTTATACAAGGGACGAAGGAGCGGCACCTTTTGTTGTCCGAGTGCAGTTGCTTTGTTGTGCAGCAGGGTCCATCCTTCGGCAATGCTCTCCGATGAGTGTCTTCAGGCAGTGCTGACAAATGTCGCATTCCACCCGCGTCCCGTCACCAAAAACAGACTCATAGCCACCAGTGAACTGAACGTGGTGGAACTCCTCCGCTTCGAGATCATCATGGGCGAATTCACGTTTGCACACGTCGCATACCACCGCTTCGCGTTCCACAACCATCTTCCGGATCCGTCTGTACTTGATCATCGTTATCTCGACACAACGCTTCACATCACCGGCAGCAAAAAGCAGAGCGAAGCTGCGCTTCTTGCTGTCCGAGGGCATGTGATTGTTATACGAACTTTCACTGCTTGAGATATTCAGCCACCTCAGGAACAAGTATCGGCGGCGACATCATCGGGACTGGAGTATTTCCTGCTTGACTTGGCCCAATCGGAAGTATCAGCGAAAACCTTATTCATGGGCAATCCTCAATTCATGTCCGATATAAAAGTCATGATTTGAGCTAATATCATCGATATCAGAAGAAAAAGCCCCTGCCAATTTTAATAAAGGTTCATCCAACTCATCTTTTACTACATCTCCCATCCATCCATCCATCCATTCAATCAATAACTGTTAGAGATTTTTTCCACATTTATCAGCATTTTTCAGTAAATGTCGATAAATTTGATCTGGAATTTCTAACGTTAATAAGGTTGACATTTCAGCCTCGTATTAACAATGTAAGATTGGCCATTTGTTTAAGGGTAAGCCTTTAGACATGGTGGACTCTGACAATCGCGGTATATTGGCCGCAAGATACCATTAAATCTTCTATCGGTTTAAGCGGATTGTCCGCGTATTTCCAGCGTTGAGTACTCTTGCTGCCTTGGTTCCACAGCACCCCGGAAGGCCATGCATCCGGGACGGGTCTATTAAAGAACACGGCGGCCCCGAAAGCGGGACAGCCCCACTGCTTCGACGCACCAGCAAGACCGTGTTTGGCGAAGTAGACATCGCCAGATCCGCCTTCGCCTTTGGGGTAAAAGCCATGTATGAGGTCGAGTATGAAATCAACACCCGGATTGTCCAGCCTACGGTGACGGATGCCGAAGCCATCATAACATACGGCCAGGAATGCGCGCTTGCTCCCGACGTCGATTATGCGTGAATAACCGTCTTCTTCTCCGAATGGGTCCGATGCGGCCTCAATTTTGTCCGCTTCTCCCTGTGTGGGGTGGAACTTCCTCGCAAGCCCGATCAGCCCCTTGGAATTCACAGCCGCCGCCAATTGGTCTTTTGAGTCTCGCCCGTCCACGCCAAAGCACACGATGGGTTT is drawn from Desulfonatronum thioautotrophicum and contains these coding sequences:
- a CDS encoding PDDEXK nuclease domain-containing protein, with amino-acid sequence MANQQVKGIETSYPLLAPVAEVVEAFGKIKASLEAQGVLLSDLGLIIAATALSRNLTAVDAQIKNEQDNPTIGLLLCKSKNKVVAEYALRDNAQPLGIAEYKLLETLPEPLHSSLPTIEQIEQELEGREI
- a CDS encoding type II toxin-antitoxin system RelE/ParE family toxin, translating into MMSPPILVPEAKADVADAYLWYEDQCLGLGMEFLRCVEAALLSIQRSPLIYPKVHPKVHETYRRTLVRRFPFTIFFEFDDSENQCIVYSVFHCSHDPEKWRGRLPQ
- a CDS encoding addiction module protein, whose protein sequence is MTTAIQELETLPVSERIQLVEDLWDSIARSNADIPIPRWQKDELERRKQNYLRNPDSGRTWDQVKQDILQSR